The Aspergillus oryzae RIB40 DNA, chromosome 5 genome segment GTTCATTCCGGCGCTGTTCTTGGCCAGAAAGTTGGACCGATCTGCAAGTGTCTTCACGAAGAGTACATGAATGCCGCAAGGGAGTGTTGCGACAAATTCCAGATCGTGACTGGGTTTCTCATCACAATAGGATTTAGACTCAGTGACTTGGTTCGTTTCTGGGCGGCTGTATACGTTTGATGATCCGTGAGGCCGACAAGCCTGGATGGCGGAAAGAAGCTCTGACTGAAGTTTATGCGGGGAGCTGACGGTCACAGGCTGTTCTGGGCGAGATTTTTGTGGGTCTTCGGCCGAATatgggggaggaggagtgTTATTCGAAGACTCTGCGGATGGCTGGGATGAATCCCCACCAAGAGGGTTCGATGCTGGTCGACCACTGTCCAGCCCAAAGCGTTTTGTTAAATTGGCGAAAAGCCCTCGTGGGCGCCGGTCTTGGCTTTGTTCTAATGCTTCTCCCTGCGAACTTGGGCCGATATCCTtgctggatggcgatggcgagTCAGGAAAGTCACCAGGCATCAAATGCTGTCGTTTGTCTTCTGCTTGTTGCGCTTGCGTCTGCACCTGGGCTTGAGCCCGTTCCTGCGCCCATGCGGCTTCTCTCTCCTGGAGCCGTTgtcgttcctcctccaactgctTCTGACGTCTATCCTCTGCCATTCTTGCCTCGTGAGCCTTCTGCTTAAGAATCCGCTCAACGTTGTAACCACGGGCCTTGAGCTCCAACAAATCAGTTTTAAGAAGCATTTCCAATGTGAGAGTCGAGTGAAGCTTCGGCCGGACAAGGATCAGGTGTACGAGAGCTTGACTTATCTCATAAAGATCATATTTGCCTGGGGAGATCCACAAGACCCAGGACGTTGACTGCCGGGTAATAATAGCACTTCGCTTCTGGGTATGTGAAACTCGACGACCTTTGAGGGAGCGGGTGAGAGATATCGAATGGACGACTTGGACTCGAAGGTTCTTTTCCAGCCACCTGACGTCGTGCTGTATGGTTTCAGCAGGTTGatcatggaggaagagtcTTGAGCGCTCATGAATCAACTTCTGTAATTTTGCTGCGGGTAGTTGATCCGAGGCCACTGCTCCCCAATGAGCCCGCTCTTCAACGAGAGTTTTCAGCGGAACAGCACCAAGAGCAAGATAAAAGTTCTCTAGTGTTTCCTCCTGAGGCGCAGCTAGAATATGTTCCTTAAACAGATTGAAACTCTGGAAATCATCTACCACCACCGTGTCCTTTGCTGCAGTCAAAGTCCACTCCTTTATGCTCtgttcgtcgtcatcgtcttcagAACCAGGGAGACCCCTTTTTCCAGAATTCCCTTGGGCTAGAGAGGATATATCTCTACTTGCTAAAAGGAATGCAGAGCATCTCATTTCGTTAAGGAGTCCCCGGTCTTTCTTGAGCACAGAGATATTCTCGGCAAGCGTTCTCAGTAACTTGAGATACTTGTCTGCACTTTGAAATGCCGAGGATATCCTGGCCGGCTCTTTCACTAACATGTACGCAAGTTCTATTTTAGACGGCTCTCTCTTAGAACCCACTGCCATGAGAAAGAAGTTGGCCTCTTGCCCAAAGTCAACAAAGTCGAAGATGTCCCTATAATCTTCACCCTCCCCGAGATAGCATAGCTTTGGTGCTACATGGCGTATACTCGATTCAGGGTCGGGGATATCCTTTACTGAGACAGGCACTATTTGTGCGCTGCTAACTCGGTCAATATCTCGCGGCTTAAGCTCCGACACTCTCCCAGCTAAATATTTGAAAGTCACTCGCGCGTCCCGCTTAGTGGAGGGTGGCTGCCGAAGCAGATAATTCAAGCAGTCAGTTAGAGCTGGATGTTGTTTGACTCCGAATTTGGGAGCATGAGGGTGAAGAGTATGTCGAAGGATTTTAAACCCAAATAAGGTAGCAGCTTCATCAGTGAAGCACTGGCTTGGGATGCTAAGACTATCCGATCCTTCAATAGGTAGAAAAGGAACAGTAATTTCTTCGTAGTTGAACGCGGCGTAACCGTTATTATGATACTCGGCAATATAGTAGGACATAGCTTTCCCATGAAGGGTCCAATCTCGGGCTGCCGCTGCCTTTGCCATAATTTTTATTAGTTCGAACGGAGATGGGAAGCTCCTCAGGCCTAGCATGGAGAGAAATTTACCCTCGTTGCTGTTAGACTGGTACTTGCCTGGCCACTCGATCACAGGAAGTCCAAGAGCTCTGAGTGGGTCATGTGGTTCGAAAAGCTCATATATCTTATAACGTTTGCGGCGGTCTTTTGTAGGATCATTAGTGGTTTCGGTCGCTTCTGCAGTACAGATACTAGTATCTTTCAGCCTCTTGATATCGCTAGCAGGTATGTCATCGCGAACGGAGGCAAGGTATCGTATCAAATCGACATGGCTCCACTTCCTCTGGCTAACGCTGCCCCCATTTGAAGATTCTGTTGTACTTAACAGGCGTTCGAAGATGACCCCAAGATCAACAGTCTTACGGACGCCAAGAGCAGTCAaaaatttttctttgatgcTATTGAGGCCTCTGACAACAGGGAGATCATCGAACAATCGGACTGAGGAAAAGTAGGTTTCCACAGGCCGCTTCATGCCTAGCTTGGTTGGCATGATTGTGTGCGGTTGTAACAGGTTGATCACACTCTGTTTCGACGGCTGGCTCAGAACGTCCCATTGTTTCGAGATAACAGGCAAAACCTGAGCAGAGAAGGACGAAGACTGTGTAATGTCTTGTTCAATTGACAGAACGCCCCGGTTCCCGGCATTGCTCACAATCCAGTGAATCCAAGGGACCATTTGCAGTTCTGTCCAGCCGAGAGACTCTAGTTCCTGCTTACCTAGTGACTTGGTGTACTTGAAGGGCATCACGGAAGATGGCAACGGCAGTTCCACTGGTATCCGCTGAGGATTGAGATAGCTGGTCATATCCGCGAAGACAAGTAACCTGCATACAGCACCGCTGCtatcttcatcatttgctACTGCAACGTTTAAAAGGCTCTGGACAGATAGAGAGTCGAGTTGGCCTGAAACAGCCCTCCGGCTGAGCCAAGTGAGGAATTCAAGGATTTGACTAGACTGTAGCGTACTAGCTTCCAATTCACGTTGAATGTCAGACACTGTAATATCAGTGACA includes the following:
- a CDS encoding histidine kinase-like ATPase domain-containing protein (predicted protein), producing MTQNIDFNALKARTMGSGNDEEAVTVDTRGLISKVLARYSGKWTVLREMIQNAADANATKVTIKFETLPSTVVPLPSHADNTTLIKHTISHHTLRRLLISNNGSPFSEKDWARLKRIADGNPDETKIGAFGVGFYSVFDDCEEPFVSSGKEAMAFYWKGNALYTRRLQLNDAPNPETTFVLDYRNDTSPVPSLMELCQFLSSSLTFVSLESIELWLDDWNLLRLTKKAAPSIDLSIPRDIETKTSQGLMKIVNVTREVAQVDATWMRAVEWNPHANLLREGLRDTAGSLRTFFSRLTGQGGSEKPVKSESNPNINDAEDMTKASTASVFLHINTASIQCSISQSLSSELERATRKPPPKKSTLAVLTPSYDTTLASGTSGLQSDILSSILPSKAGRVFIGFPTHQTTGLNAHISAPSVIPTVERESIDLNTRYISKWNLEMLRAAGIVCRVAWSAEMASIKSKIQPTKSSKIRKDDIVGVLPEAIHTANQFVFRESTPSSVLGQTIEDAFWTCNKNASIEVLSTCGIIQSHQARIAPKDLSFMDSIPVLPDDFVSNAKDFVRKLTDFGLVTDITVSDIQRELEASTLQSSQILEFLTWLSRRAVSGQLDSLSVQSLLNVAVANDEDSSGAVCRLLVFADMTSYLNPQRIPVELPLPSSVMPFKYTKSLGKQELESLGWTELQMVPWIHWIVSNAGNRGVLSIEQDITQSSSFSAQVLPVISKQWDVLSQPSKQSVINLLQPHTIMPTKLGMKRPVETYFSSVRLFDDLPVVRGLNSIKEKFLTALGVRKTVDLGVIFERLLSTTESSNGGSVSQRKWSHVDLIRYLASVRDDIPASDIKRLKDTSICTAEATETTNDPTKDRRKRYKIYELFEPHDPLRALGLPVIEWPGKYQSNSNEGKFLSMLGLRSFPSPFELIKIMAKAAAARDWTLHGKAMSYYIAEYHNNGYAAFNYEEITVPFLPIEGSDSLSIPSQCFTDEAATLFGFKILRHTLHPHAPKFGVKQHPALTDCLNYLLRQPPSTKRDARVTFKYLAGRVSELKPRDIDRVSSAQIVPVSVKDIPDPESSIRHVAPKLCYLGEGEDYRDIFDFVDFGQEANFFLMAVGSKREPSKIELAYMLVKEPARISSAFQSADKYLKLLRTLAENISVLKKDRGLLNEMRCSAFLLASRDISSLAQGNSGKRGLPGSEDDDDEQSIKEWTLTAAKDTVVVDDFQSFNLFKEHILAAPQEETLENFYLALGAVPLKTLVEERAHWGAVASDQLPAAKLQKLIHERSRLFLHDQPAETIQHDVRWLEKNLRVQVVHSISLTRSLKGRRVSHTQKRSAIITRQSTSWVLWISPGKYDLYEISQALVHLILVRPKLHSTLTLEMLLKTDLLELKARGYNVERILKQKAHEARMAEDRRQKQLEEERQRLQEREAAWAQERAQAQVQTQAQQAEDKRQHLMPGDFPDSPSPSSKDIGPSSQGEALEQSQDRRPRGLFANLTKRFGLDSGRPASNPLGGDSSQPSAESSNNTPPPPYSAEDPQKSRPEQPVTVSSPHKLQSELLSAIQACRPHGSSNVYSRPETNQVTESKSYCDEKPSHDLEFVATLPCGIHVLFVKTLADRSNFLAKNSAGMNLFASMLIDCASVFSLRADILSVFYDPGGKTIAFNRAGSIFCNYFYFQQLHEKELLQKPAADRSEALIYWWVILCHELAHNLVGDHSSAHSFYSESFVAQYFPKMATKLATVNPQTPAPNS